A stretch of the Acidobacteriota bacterium genome encodes the following:
- a CDS encoding LeuA family protein, with amino-acid sequence MKHHHLIYDWNTQHAALKPGGRRVLLNDESLRDGLQSPSVKDPAIEQKIEILHLMEGLGINMLDIGLPGAGPRAYGDVERLAREIARAQLKIKPNCAARTHKNDITPVAEISQKAGIAIECATFIGSSPIRRYTEDWSDDFLQKTTADAVTYARSLGLDVMYVTEDTSRCDPATVKRLYTTAIECGARAIAVCDTCGHATPDGVRALITFVMNEVVEPSGEKIRVDWHGHCDRGLAIANSFAALEAGADCVHACAIGIGERVGNTQMDQMLVNLKLMGVSPWLEQDLSKLKEYCEKVSQYTGVPIPKNYPVVGADAFRTATGVHASAVIKAIKKGDRALADEVYSGVPASEFGMTQTIEVGPMSGKSNIIHWLETRGIPLADVVIERIYQRAKQSDRLLTEAEIMECCQEAAKSS; translated from the coding sequence ATGAAGCACCATCACCTCATCTACGACTGGAACACGCAGCATGCGGCGCTCAAGCCGGGCGGACGGCGCGTGCTGCTGAATGACGAGTCGCTGCGCGACGGACTCCAGTCGCCATCCGTCAAGGATCCCGCCATCGAACAGAAGATCGAGATCCTTCACCTGATGGAGGGGCTGGGCATCAACATGCTCGACATCGGATTGCCGGGCGCCGGTCCGCGAGCGTACGGTGACGTGGAACGGCTGGCGCGCGAGATCGCGCGCGCGCAGTTGAAGATCAAGCCGAACTGCGCCGCGCGGACGCACAAGAACGACATCACGCCGGTAGCGGAGATCTCGCAGAAGGCGGGCATCGCGATCGAGTGCGCCACGTTCATCGGGTCGAGCCCCATCCGCCGCTACACCGAGGATTGGTCGGACGACTTCCTGCAGAAGACCACCGCCGACGCGGTGACCTACGCGCGCTCGCTCGGCCTCGATGTGATGTACGTCACCGAAGACACCTCGCGTTGCGATCCCGCGACGGTGAAGCGGCTCTACACCACGGCGATCGAGTGTGGCGCGCGCGCGATCGCGGTCTGCGATACCTGCGGGCACGCGACGCCAGATGGCGTTCGCGCGCTGATCACGTTTGTGATGAATGAAGTGGTCGAGCCTTCGGGCGAGAAGATCCGCGTGGACTGGCATGGCCACTGCGACCGCGGCCTGGCCATCGCGAACTCGTTCGCCGCGCTCGAAGCAGGCGCGGATTGCGTGCACGCATGCGCCATCGGCATCGGCGAACGTGTGGGCAACACGCAGATGGACCAGATGCTGGTGAACCTGAAGCTGATGGGCGTGTCGCCGTGGCTGGAGCAGGACCTCTCGAAACTGAAGGAGTATTGCGAGAAGGTGTCGCAGTACACGGGCGTGCCCATCCCGAAGAATTATCCGGTGGTGGGAGCGGACGCCTTCCGCACCGCGACCGGCGTGCACGCTTCGGCGGTGATCAAGGCCATCAAGAAGGGCGACCGCGCGCTGGCCGACGAGGTCTACTCGGGCGTGCCGGCGAGCGAGTTTGGGATGACGCAGACGATCGAGGTCGGCCCCATGTCGGGGAAGTCGAACATCATCCATTGGCTGGAGACGCGCGGCATCCCGCTCGCGGATGTGGTGATCGAGCGCATCTATCAGCGCGCGAAGCAGTCCGACCGTCTGCTGACCGAAGCGGAGATCATGGAGTGCTGCCAGGAGGCGGCGAAGTCTTCTTAG
- a CDS encoding M20/M25/M40 family metallo-hydrolase gives MAATRTDAAAPPLTPQQEVARVAGADEFHAGINWLRAHTREIAERQMELTAIAAPPFGEAKRSAWLAEKFKEIGLTEVKTDELGNVFGIRRGGKSAPGKPEKYVAVTAHIDTVFAAGTKIDVRREGTKLYGPGISDNGAGVSALLAVAQAFDAAKVKLGMPIVFIGNVGEEGEGDLRGMRHIFAGPWKNKIAYTLVVDGAATDTVIAQALGSRRFEVTVRGAGGHSWSDFGVPNPIVALARAVAKFAATPVPADPKTTFNIGAISGGTSVNSIPESATMRVDLRSASAEEIEKLEAALRRAVLESVADTKPAQAGQAALSYEIKAIGSRPAAELKEDARMLQVIRAVDAQLGNTARMQRASTDANIPLALGMEALAIGAGGAGGGAHTLHEWYDTTNRDLGLKRIVLTVMTLAGVE, from the coding sequence ATGGCAGCCACGCGCACCGACGCCGCCGCACCGCCACTCACCCCGCAGCAGGAAGTGGCGCGGGTGGCCGGCGCCGACGAATTCCACGCGGGCATAAACTGGCTGCGCGCGCACACCCGCGAGATCGCCGAGCGCCAGATGGAGCTCACCGCGATCGCGGCGCCTCCGTTCGGCGAGGCGAAGCGCTCGGCGTGGCTGGCGGAAAAGTTCAAAGAGATCGGGCTGACCGAGGTGAAGACGGACGAACTGGGGAACGTCTTTGGTATACGGCGCGGGGGCAAGAGCGCCCCGGGAAAGCCTGAGAAGTACGTCGCAGTGACGGCGCACATCGATACCGTGTTCGCGGCGGGAACGAAGATCGACGTCCGGCGTGAAGGGACGAAGCTTTACGGGCCGGGCATCAGCGACAACGGCGCCGGGGTGAGCGCGCTGCTCGCCGTGGCACAGGCGTTCGACGCGGCCAAGGTGAAGCTGGGAATGCCGATCGTCTTCATCGGGAACGTGGGGGAAGAGGGTGAGGGCGACCTGCGCGGGATGCGTCACATATTTGCCGGGCCTTGGAAAAATAAGATCGCGTACACGCTGGTGGTGGACGGCGCGGCCACCGACACAGTCATCGCGCAGGCGCTGGGCAGCCGGCGCTTCGAAGTGACGGTGCGCGGCGCGGGTGGCCATTCGTGGAGCGACTTCGGCGTGCCCAATCCCATCGTCGCGCTGGCGCGCGCGGTGGCAAAGTTTGCGGCCACGCCCGTGCCGGCCGATCCCAAGACCACATTCAACATCGGAGCGATAAGCGGTGGGACAAGCGTGAACTCGATCCCGGAGTCGGCAACGATGCGAGTGGACCTGCGGTCGGCGTCGGCGGAGGAGATCGAGAAGCTCGAAGCCGCGTTACGGCGTGCGGTGCTCGAGAGCGTTGCCGATACCAAACCGGCGCAAGCGGGACAGGCGGCGCTGAGTTATGAGATCAAAGCCATCGGGAGCCGTCCGGCGGCGGAGTTGAAAGAGGATGCGCGCATGCTGCAGGTCATCCGTGCGGTGGACGCGCAGCTGGGGAACACGGCGCGGATGCAACGGGCGTCCACCGACGCGAACATCCCGCTCGCGCTGGGGATGGAGGCGCTCGCGATCGGGGCGGGCGGTGCTGGCGGCGGCGCGCACACGCTGCATGAGTGGTATGACACCACCAACCGCGACCTGGGCCTCAAACGGATCGTGCTGACGGTGATGACTCTGGCGGGGGTGGAATGA
- a CDS encoding amidohydrolase, producing the protein MAAVGLAQTKQTADVIYVNGNVYTGSKYDAEYGRAHTVGNVPAQSLAVKEGKVIAAGRNADVERLRGSGTKVIDLHGAFVMPGFNDAHVHLANAGFEKLNVNLIGSTSLDDMKQRIAAAARERPAGEWLQGRGWDHTKWSRVGGGDATLPTRQDLDAVTGDHPAIFTRVDGHIAIANTAALKDAGVTKTTKAPSGGAIDVDAQGEPTGILREGARDLVYSKIPAPTPVQRRRGLELALADAVAHGITSAQDNSEWADFLVFEELEREGKLTLRVTEWLPFRADLKLLGEHRARHPQADPMLHTGMLKGFMDGSLGSRTAALLVPYFDDPKNTGLPQFKEHDLEEMTRDRANAGFQVGFHAIGDRGVALALAGFGEAWREWHERKGNRGKEPDFRFRIEHAQVVAPSQFQEMRELRVIASVQPNHLLTDMNWAEARIGAERAKTSYPWREFLQNKIPLAFGTDYPVEPITPFRGLYAAVTRKSEDGKKTYYPEQKLTIDEAIAAYTTGAAYAEFAEKDKGTLEPGKLADFVVLDRDITKVAPEEILKTKVLRTVVGGKTVYEAK; encoded by the coding sequence TTGGCAGCGGTCGGTTTGGCGCAGACGAAGCAGACGGCGGACGTGATCTACGTCAATGGCAATGTGTACACAGGGTCGAAGTACGACGCAGAGTATGGCCGCGCGCACACTGTAGGGAATGTACCCGCGCAATCGTTGGCGGTTAAAGAGGGCAAGGTTATCGCCGCCGGGCGTAATGCCGATGTGGAGCGACTGCGAGGCAGCGGTACCAAGGTCATCGATCTGCACGGCGCGTTCGTTATGCCGGGGTTCAACGACGCGCACGTGCATCTTGCGAATGCCGGCTTCGAGAAGCTGAACGTGAACCTGATCGGCTCGACGTCCCTCGACGACATGAAGCAGCGCATCGCGGCCGCGGCAAGAGAGCGTCCCGCGGGCGAGTGGTTGCAAGGGCGCGGCTGGGACCACACGAAGTGGTCGAGAGTCGGAGGTGGGGACGCAACTCTCCCCACGCGGCAGGACCTCGACGCGGTCACAGGGGACCATCCGGCGATATTCACGCGCGTGGACGGACACATCGCGATCGCGAACACGGCTGCGCTGAAAGACGCAGGTGTGACCAAGACGACGAAAGCTCCAAGCGGCGGGGCGATCGATGTGGACGCGCAGGGTGAGCCGACAGGGATACTGCGCGAGGGCGCGCGCGACCTTGTCTACTCCAAGATCCCAGCCCCAACGCCGGTGCAGCGGCGGCGCGGGCTCGAGCTGGCGCTGGCCGACGCGGTCGCGCACGGCATCACCAGCGCGCAGGACAACTCCGAGTGGGCCGACTTCCTCGTCTTCGAAGAACTGGAGCGTGAAGGCAAGCTCACGCTGCGCGTCACCGAGTGGCTGCCGTTCCGGGCGGACCTGAAGTTGTTGGGCGAGCATCGCGCGCGCCATCCGCAGGCCGACCCTATGTTGCACACCGGCATGCTGAAGGGGTTTATGGACGGGTCGCTGGGATCGCGGACGGCGGCGCTGCTCGTGCCCTACTTCGACGATCCCAAGAACACAGGCCTGCCCCAGTTCAAGGAGCATGACCTCGAAGAGATGACGCGGGACCGCGCCAACGCCGGCTTCCAAGTCGGCTTCCACGCCATCGGCGATCGCGGCGTGGCGCTGGCGCTGGCAGGATTCGGTGAAGCGTGGCGCGAATGGCACGAGCGCAAAGGGAATCGCGGCAAGGAGCCCGACTTCCGCTTCCGCATCGAGCATGCGCAGGTGGTGGCGCCCAGCCAGTTCCAGGAGATGCGCGAACTTCGTGTCATCGCCAGCGTGCAGCCGAACCATCTGCTGACCGACATGAACTGGGCGGAGGCGCGCATCGGAGCGGAGCGCGCGAAGACGTCGTATCCGTGGCGCGAGTTCTTGCAGAACAAGATTCCCCTCGCGTTTGGGACGGATTATCCGGTCGAGCCCATCACGCCCTTCCGCGGACTCTATGCCGCGGTCACCCGCAAAAGTGAAGACGGGAAGAAGACGTACTATCCCGAGCAGAAGCTGACCATCGACGAAGCCATCGCGGCTTATACGACCGGCGCGGCGTATGCCGAGTTTGCGGAGAAAGACAAAGGGACGCTCGAGCCGGGCAAGCTCGCTGACTTCGTGGTGCTCGATCGCGACATCACCAAGGTGGCGCCGGAGGAGATACTGAAGACGAAGGTGCTGCGCACGGTGGTGGGCGGGAAGACGGTGTACGAGGCGAAGTGA
- the ndhC gene encoding NADH-quinone oxidoreductase subunit A, translated as MPQNYIPIFLFMVVALAIPVVTLVIAKAVRPDNPHAAKLMPYECGIDPVDSARGRYTVRFYIVAILFVVFDVETIFLFPWAVQFKMLGWFGFVEMMTFLAILVVGYVWIWKKGALEWV; from the coding sequence ATGCCGCAGAATTACATCCCGATATTCCTATTCATGGTGGTGGCGCTGGCGATCCCGGTGGTGACGCTGGTGATCGCGAAGGCGGTGCGTCCGGATAATCCGCACGCCGCCAAGCTGATGCCGTATGAGTGCGGCATCGATCCGGTGGACTCGGCGCGCGGTCGCTACACCGTGCGGTTCTACATCGTGGCCATCCTGTTCGTGGTGTTCGACGTGGAGACCATCTTCCTGTTCCCGTGGGCGGTGCAGTTCAAGATGCTGGGCTGGTTCGGGTTCGTGGAGATGATGACCTTCCTGGCCATCCTGGTGGTTGGATACGTGTGGATATGGAAGAAGGGCGCGCTGGAATGGGTGTAG
- a CDS encoding NADH-quinone oxidoreductase subunit C — protein MADETKRTPSDQQGAQGGSKPPADKAAIPQTPAAATHPAPPPKPTGPAATPWEHERVARLKSAYGSGIKDALTYLGQNYLVVNKESAFEVLRTLRDDEHFEYLVDVTCVHYPDREEPFEVVWMLYSFAKNERMRVKASFKDGEKAASVVALWPTANWLEREAFDMFGVEFDGHPDMRRILLPDGWKGHPLRKDYGIIQQDKEWVQINLGIESGQ, from the coding sequence ATGGCTGACGAAACCAAACGCACTCCCTCGGACCAGCAAGGCGCGCAAGGCGGAAGCAAGCCGCCGGCCGACAAAGCCGCTATTCCACAAACTCCCGCAGCAGCGACGCATCCCGCGCCGCCGCCCAAGCCGACCGGGCCGGCAGCGACGCCGTGGGAGCACGAGCGCGTTGCGCGGCTGAAGTCCGCATACGGCTCAGGGATCAAAGACGCGCTGACCTACCTCGGACAGAACTACCTGGTCGTCAATAAAGAGTCCGCCTTCGAGGTGCTGCGCACGTTGCGCGATGACGAGCACTTCGAATATCTCGTCGACGTGACGTGCGTGCATTATCCCGACCGCGAAGAGCCCTTCGAAGTGGTGTGGATGCTGTATTCGTTCGCGAAGAACGAACGCATGCGGGTAAAAGCTTCGTTCAAGGATGGCGAGAAGGCAGCGAGCGTAGTGGCGTTGTGGCCGACGGCGAACTGGCTGGAGCGCGAGGCTTTCGACATGTTCGGGGTGGAGTTCGACGGACATCCTGACATGCGGCGCATCCTGCTGCCGGATGGATGGAAGGGACACCCGCTGCGCAAGGACTACGGCATCATCCAGCAGGATAAAGAGTGGGTGCAGATCAATCTCGGCATCGAGAGCGGGCAATAG
- a CDS encoding NADH-quinone oxidoreductase subunit D, with protein sequence MGPQHPSTHGVLRVILKLDGEKVMGTECVIGYLHRGVEKIAEHRTYAMFNPYVDRMDYVAAVSNGLGYCEAVEKLMNVEAPPRAQYIRVTLAELNRMASHMLWLGTHALDIGAITPLFYTFRDREEILKIFEKYCGARLTTHAFRIGGCLYETYDGFEDEVRRFVKFVRPKIDEYETLLTTNRIWVERTKGVGFISGDDCKAMGVTGPVLRASGVKWDIRKAQPYSGYQDFDFDIPVGTNGDTYDRYLVRIAEMRQSLRIIEQAVEKLPEGPVMAKVPKVVKPPVGEIYHSIESPKGELGYFIVSDGSTQPYRIRVRPPSFVNLQALDMMVRGALVADVVAVIGTIDIVLGEVDR encoded by the coding sequence ATGGGCCCGCAGCATCCGTCGACGCACGGCGTGCTGCGCGTGATCCTGAAGCTCGATGGCGAGAAGGTGATGGGCACCGAGTGCGTGATCGGTTACCTGCACCGCGGCGTGGAGAAGATCGCGGAGCACCGCACTTACGCGATGTTCAATCCCTACGTGGACCGCATGGATTACGTGGCTGCGGTCTCGAACGGGCTGGGTTACTGCGAAGCGGTGGAGAAGTTGATGAATGTGGAGGCGCCGCCGCGCGCGCAGTACATCCGCGTGACCCTCGCCGAGCTGAACCGGATGGCGAGCCACATGCTGTGGCTGGGAACGCACGCGCTCGATATCGGCGCCATCACGCCGCTGTTCTACACCTTCCGCGACCGCGAAGAGATCCTGAAGATATTCGAGAAGTATTGCGGCGCGCGCCTGACCACACACGCCTTCCGCATCGGCGGCTGCCTGTATGAGACCTACGATGGCTTTGAAGACGAGGTCCGCAGGTTCGTGAAGTTCGTGCGTCCGAAGATCGATGAGTACGAGACGCTGCTGACCACGAACCGCATCTGGGTGGAGCGCACCAAAGGCGTTGGATTCATCTCGGGCGACGATTGCAAGGCGATGGGCGTGACCGGGCCGGTGCTGCGCGCGAGCGGAGTGAAGTGGGACATCCGGAAGGCGCAGCCCTACTCGGGCTACCAGGATTTCGATTTCGATATTCCCGTGGGGACGAACGGCGACACCTACGACCGGTACCTGGTGCGCATCGCGGAGATGCGGCAGTCGTTGCGGATCATCGAGCAGGCGGTGGAGAAGCTGCCCGAAGGTCCGGTGATGGCGAAGGTGCCGAAGGTGGTGAAGCCGCCGGTGGGCGAGATCTATCACAGCATCGAGAGCCCTAAAGGGGAGCTTGGATATTTCATCGTAAGTGACGGCAGCACACAGCCTTACCGGATACGCGTGCGTCCGCCCTCGTTCGTGAATCTGCAAGCGCTCGACATGATGGTGCGCGGCGCGCTGGTCGCGGACGTGGTCGCGGTGATCGGGACGATCGACATCGTGCTGGGGGAGGTCGATCGCTGA
- a CDS encoding NADH-quinone oxidoreductase subunit H: MPQWAQSTLDYLKSNGTPGWYADPVAATIWAVIYILLIFTGVSIAVIAMNWLERKILAHMQVRLGPMRVGPHGLLQPIADALKLLIKEDIMPSEADKVVFWLAPVTVVITAFTVYIVIPFGPQHAVTDMNIGLLFMLGVSSISVLGIIMAGWASNSHYPLMGSLRSSAQMVSYEIAMGMAVVSAVLMTSFKGGGNFLQQIYGTGGPSVGTLSMIGIVRAQEMQGTWFVFKFFPLGLMAFFIFAVAMVAETNRAPFDLPEAESELVAGFHTEYSGFRWSLFFLAEYAAMIAVSSIAVTLWLGGWMRPFSSWRGPEVNIPHYWSGGAIDLAFALLPALTFFVLALMSFIGTVRMPKLPAFRIQTIGLAGFAAALGFIGLVLLEPHVRDRIQDIYWFSLKVAVFMYMYIWYRGTFPRYRFDQLMHLGWKFMIPTGIAVLILTAVLGVLL; encoded by the coding sequence ATGCCGCAGTGGGCGCAAAGCACGCTCGATTACCTGAAATCGAATGGCACGCCAGGTTGGTACGCCGACCCGGTTGCCGCCACAATCTGGGCGGTCATTTATATCCTCCTTATATTCACGGGCGTGTCGATCGCGGTGATCGCGATGAACTGGCTGGAGCGGAAGATCCTGGCGCACATGCAGGTACGGCTTGGCCCGATGCGTGTTGGTCCGCACGGATTGCTGCAGCCGATCGCAGACGCGCTCAAACTGCTGATCAAGGAAGACATCATGCCGTCGGAGGCCGACAAGGTCGTCTTCTGGCTGGCGCCGGTGACGGTAGTGATCACGGCGTTCACGGTGTACATCGTGATCCCGTTCGGGCCGCAGCATGCCGTCACGGACATGAACATCGGCTTGCTCTTCATGCTGGGCGTGTCGTCGATCAGCGTACTGGGAATCATCATGGCGGGATGGGCGTCGAACTCGCACTATCCGCTGATGGGCTCGCTGCGCTCGAGCGCGCAGATGGTGAGCTACGAGATCGCGATGGGCATGGCGGTGGTCTCGGCCGTGCTGATGACGAGCTTCAAGGGTGGTGGGAACTTCCTGCAGCAGATCTACGGCACCGGCGGCCCGAGCGTCGGGACGCTGAGCATGATCGGCATCGTGCGCGCGCAGGAGATGCAAGGCACGTGGTTCGTGTTCAAGTTCTTTCCGCTGGGACTGATGGCATTCTTCATCTTCGCGGTGGCAATGGTGGCAGAGACCAACCGCGCGCCCTTCGACCTGCCGGAAGCGGAGTCGGAGCTGGTCGCCGGATTCCATACCGAATATTCCGGATTCCGCTGGTCGCTGTTCTTCCTGGCTGAGTACGCGGCGATGATCGCGGTATCGTCGATCGCGGTGACGCTGTGGCTGGGGGGATGGATGCGTCCGTTCAGCAGCTGGCGCGGGCCGGAGGTCAACATCCCGCACTACTGGTCGGGCGGCGCGATCGACCTGGCGTTCGCACTGCTCCCGGCGCTCACCTTCTTCGTGCTCGCGCTGATGTCGTTCATCGGCACGGTAAGGATGCCGAAGCTTCCCGCGTTCCGGATCCAGACCATCGGACTGGCCGGCTTCGCGGCGGCGCTGGGATTCATCGGACTGGTGCTGCTCGAGCCGCACGTGCGCGACCGCATCCAGGATATCTACTGGTTCTCACTGAAGGTCGCGGTGTTTATGTACATGTACATCTGGTATCGCGGCACGTTCCCGCGCTACCGCTTCGATCAACTGATGCACTTGGGATGGAAGTTCATGATCCCGACGGGGATCGCGGTGCTCATCCTGACGGCCGTGCTGGGGGTCCTGCTATGA
- a CDS encoding NADH-quinone oxidoreductase subunit I codes for MKKFLRKVLLLDLLQGLSLTFRYQDPKEIYTEQYPLQRPEVAERYRGAPRLNVNPDTNETLCIACDLCALACPEHLIVVTSERNEKTRRKELTTFTYDLSRCMFCGLCEDACPTDALELTQDFELASYTREGAIWDRQTLEQGPQPTVYKK; via the coding sequence ATGAAGAAATTCCTGCGCAAAGTCCTGCTGCTCGACCTGTTGCAAGGACTCTCGCTGACCTTCCGCTACCAGGATCCGAAGGAGATCTACACCGAGCAATATCCGCTGCAGCGTCCCGAGGTGGCGGAGCGCTATCGCGGCGCGCCGCGGCTGAACGTGAATCCAGACACCAACGAGACGCTGTGCATCGCATGCGACCTGTGTGCGCTGGCGTGTCCGGAGCATTTGATCGTGGTGACGAGCGAGCGCAACGAGAAGACGCGCCGCAAGGAACTCACCACGTTTACCTACGACCTGAGCCGGTGCATGTTCTGCGGGCTGTGCGAGGACGCGTGCCCCACCGACGCGCTCGAACTGACGCAGGATTTCGAGTTGGCAAGCTACACGCGCGAGGGCGCGATTTGGGACCGGCAGACGCTGGAGCAAGGTCCGCAGCCCACTGTCTATAAGAAGTAG
- a CDS encoding NADH-quinone oxidoreductase subunit J, whose protein sequence is MQPVATTWFFYGLSAIAIVSALMVIMRRNPVHSAIALVFTLLSVAGLYLMLYAPFVAGVQIILYVGGIMVLFLFVIMLVNIDRNLREEQFNRQWLVATVATVVLAALFGYVYLHGRAFFPAAVPPTPEQVNTQQVGMMLYTAYMYPFEIASLLLLVAIIGAVVMAKKRI, encoded by the coding sequence ATGCAGCCGGTAGCGACAACCTGGTTCTTCTACGGACTGAGCGCGATCGCCATCGTGAGCGCGCTGATGGTGATCATGCGCCGGAACCCGGTGCATTCGGCGATCGCGCTGGTGTTCACGTTGCTGTCCGTGGCCGGGCTCTACCTGATGCTGTACGCGCCGTTCGTGGCCGGCGTGCAGATCATCCTTTATGTGGGCGGCATCATGGTGCTGTTCCTGTTCGTGATCATGCTGGTGAACATCGATCGCAACCTGCGCGAAGAGCAATTCAACCGCCAGTGGCTGGTCGCTACTGTGGCCACGGTGGTGCTGGCCGCGCTGTTCGGATACGTGTACCTGCACGGCCGGGCATTCTTTCCGGCCGCGGTGCCGCCGACGCCCGAGCAGGTGAACACGCAACAGGTCGGCATGATGCTGTACACGGCTTACATGTACCCGTTCGAGATCGCGTCCCTGCTATTGCTGGTGGCGATCATCGGCGCGGTGGTGATGGCGAAGAAGAGGATCTGA
- the nuoK gene encoding NADH-quinone oxidoreductase subunit NuoK: MGEISTIHYLVVAAALFAIGTIGVLTRRNVVIILMSIELILNAVNLNLVAFSRMYGTLHGQVFSIFIITDAAAEAAVGLGILIAFFRNKETINADEVDLLKW, translated from the coding sequence ATGGGCGAGATCAGCACCATCCATTATCTGGTGGTCGCGGCGGCGCTGTTCGCCATCGGGACGATCGGCGTGCTCACCCGGCGCAACGTGGTGATCATCCTGATGTCGATCGAGCTCATCCTGAACGCGGTGAATCTAAACCTGGTGGCGTTCTCGCGCATGTATGGCACGCTGCATGGGCAGGTATTCTCCATCTTTATCATCACCGACGCGGCGGCGGAGGCGGCGGTGGGGCTGGGCATCCTGATCGCGTTCTTCCGGAATAAAGAGACGATCAACGCGGATGAGGTCGATCTCTTAAAGTGGTGA